In one window of Dokdonia sp. PRO95 DNA:
- a CDS encoding gliding motility protein RemB codes for MFLLFVFATCSLTAQVTTSDYEKYPVFPECADLPVSEVAACFNETFISFIIDNLEVPAEVKGENYEGKMVILFEVTREGAFKLLYTDAVFASLKTSAQEVFSKLPAVEPATYNGEPTYMQFTMPVLLPLSRNKIGEMNSGDIEGDAFAKAKKETPLKNPMQDEYDRIQNQKFNPANEYTSQLNIPFSHQVYSRFDQELNHVGTNAHTASKPYLYQTVNPYYDFQEKTDALKKEKKTWFGRKWSNEHMVQIQGEDYWITLDPAADLQLGYETDKLKSDSFTYNNTRAVYIQGGLGKKLNFFAAVYESQGRFPRYFDAFARSLRPDGGNPAVVPGRGIAKEGTNGDLDYPVAEGYISYTPSKYFNIQLGHGKQFIGDGYRSLLLSDNASYFPYLKLNTTFWKFKYTNTWTSLRDVRPETTADGAFRTKFMSNHYLSWNLSKELNVGLFESVIWEDENGRGFDFNFLNPVIFYRAIEFSTGSRGGNALIGLTGKYKVNDRVNVYGQVVIDEFSASDVIGGNQSYKNKQGFQIGAKYYDAFGVRNLTLQGEYNQVRPYVYSNNEIQLNYGHANQSLAHQWGANFKELIGIARYERERWYGTAKLIVGARGVEIGDINEVYYGGSIYGNDENRPSDDGITFFQGNKVNSLYADLELGYLINPATNLKVYANPIYRNVTADIQDAPNTFDTSTLWLNIGFRTDLFNWYYDY; via the coding sequence GTGTTTCTTTTGTTCGTTTTCGCTACTTGTAGTCTTACCGCTCAGGTAACCACTAGTGATTATGAAAAATACCCAGTTTTTCCAGAGTGTGCCGACTTGCCAGTGAGCGAAGTTGCGGCTTGTTTTAATGAAACTTTTATTTCCTTTATAATAGATAATCTTGAAGTCCCGGCAGAGGTTAAGGGGGAGAATTACGAGGGTAAGATGGTGATTTTGTTTGAAGTTACTCGCGAGGGTGCTTTTAAGCTGCTGTATACAGATGCGGTCTTTGCGTCGCTTAAGACTTCGGCGCAAGAGGTTTTTAGTAAACTACCTGCAGTTGAGCCTGCAACTTATAACGGCGAGCCTACCTATATGCAATTTACAATGCCTGTGCTGTTGCCACTGTCACGTAATAAAATAGGTGAGATGAATAGTGGTGATATTGAGGGTGACGCTTTCGCGAAAGCAAAAAAAGAAACACCGCTTAAAAATCCAATGCAGGATGAATATGATCGTATTCAAAATCAAAAATTCAATCCAGCAAATGAGTATACGAGTCAGCTGAATATTCCTTTCTCGCATCAGGTTTATAGTAGGTTTGATCAAGAGTTGAATCATGTAGGAACTAATGCGCATACGGCAAGTAAACCTTATCTGTATCAAACTGTAAATCCATATTATGATTTTCAGGAGAAGACAGATGCGCTCAAGAAAGAAAAGAAAACATGGTTTGGGAGAAAATGGTCTAACGAGCATATGGTGCAAATACAGGGAGAGGATTACTGGATTACCCTAGACCCCGCAGCCGATTTGCAATTGGGATATGAAACCGACAAGTTAAAGTCTGATAGTTTTACCTATAACAACACTCGTGCAGTTTATATTCAAGGTGGGTTAGGGAAGAAGCTTAATTTTTTTGCTGCTGTATATGAGAGTCAAGGTCGTTTTCCTAGATACTTTGATGCTTTTGCTAGATCACTAAGGCCAGATGGTGGTAATCCTGCGGTGGTGCCCGGTCGTGGTATTGCAAAGGAAGGCACAAATGGAGACTTAGACTACCCAGTAGCCGAAGGTTATATTTCATACACACCTAGCAAGTATTTTAATATTCAGCTAGGTCATGGAAAGCAGTTTATAGGAGATGGTTACAGATCGCTATTGCTTAGTGATAATGCGAGTTATTTTCCATATTTAAAACTCAATACGACCTTTTGGAAATTTAAGTACACAAATACGTGGACATCACTGCGTGATGTGCGTCCAGAAACCACAGCAGACGGTGCCTTTAGGACCAAGTTCATGAGTAACCATTATCTAAGTTGGAACTTAAGTAAGGAACTTAATGTGGGACTTTTTGAATCTGTAATATGGGAAGATGAAAATGGAAGAGGCTTTGATTTTAATTTCTTAAATCCAGTGATTTTTTACCGAGCAATAGAGTTTTCTACAGGTTCACGTGGTGGTAATGCACTTATAGGTCTTACGGGTAAGTACAAAGTAAATGATCGTGTAAATGTGTATGGCCAAGTTGTGATAGATGAGTTTTCGGCTAGTGATGTGATAGGCGGAAACCAAAGCTATAAAAACAAACAAGGCTTCCAGATAGGAGCAAAGTATTATGATGCCTTTGGGGTTAGGAATTTGACATTGCAAGGTGAGTACAATCAAGTGCGTCCATATGTATATTCTAATAATGAGATCCAACTTAATTATGGACATGCAAACCAGTCGCTGGCACATCAATGGGGAGCAAATTTTAAAGAGCTTATTGGGATTGCTCGTTATGAAAGAGAACGATGGTATGGGACAGCAAAACTTATTGTGGGAGCTCGAGGTGTTGAGATAGGAGATATCAATGAAGTGTATTATGGAGGAAGTATTTATGGCAATGATGAAAACAGGCCGTCAGATGATGGGATTACATTTTTTCAAGGAAATAAGGTTAATAGCCTCTATGCAGATCTTGAGTTAGGGTATTTGATAAACCCTGCAACCAACTTAAAAGTGTATGCAAATCCTATCTATCGTAATGTAACCGCAGATATTCAAGATGCGCCAAATACATTTGATACTAGCACGCTATGGCTAAACATAGGCTTTAGAACAGATTTGTTTAATTGGTATTATGATTATTAG
- a CDS encoding MBL fold metallo-hydrolase, producing MKHFTLIIIALITAAATAQGRFDDVQITVEKVTDHIYMLQGAGGNIGISTGKDGVFMIDDQFAPLSEKITAAIKTISDQPVSFLVNTHFHGDHTGGNANFEAAGAMIVAHDNVRKRLAANEKTASAGLPVITFSEDATFYQNDDDVFLTHVHNAHTDGDALVYFAQSNVLHTGDTFFNGNFPFIDINRGGSIQGDIDAAKKGLMLINEDTKIIPGHGNLATKADYQKYHDMLVDVYTSVLKAMESNKTLEEVTAMESITSEYLTDEASAKSFITGPKFRSTVYKSILENIEIKK from the coding sequence ATGAAACACTTTACACTCATTATCATCGCACTAATAACTGCTGCAGCTACTGCACAAGGACGTTTTGACGATGTACAAATTACTGTTGAAAAAGTTACAGACCACATCTATATGCTTCAAGGAGCTGGCGGAAACATAGGGATTTCTACTGGAAAAGATGGCGTTTTTATGATAGATGATCAGTTTGCACCTCTGAGCGAGAAAATAACTGCTGCTATTAAAACTATATCTGACCAGCCAGTGAGTTTCTTGGTAAACACTCACTTTCATGGTGACCACACTGGAGGAAATGCAAATTTTGAGGCCGCTGGAGCAATGATTGTAGCTCACGATAATGTACGCAAGAGATTAGCAGCCAACGAGAAAACAGCTAGCGCGGGACTCCCAGTAATCACTTTTAGTGAAGATGCTACTTTCTATCAAAATGACGATGATGTATTTTTAACCCACGTACACAATGCCCACACTGACGGAGATGCGCTTGTTTATTTTGCTCAGAGCAATGTGCTACATACTGGAGACACCTTTTTTAACGGCAACTTCCCTTTTATTGATATAAATCGCGGCGGGAGTATTCAAGGAGATATTGATGCAGCAAAGAAAGGACTTATGCTTATCAATGAGGATACTAAAATAATTCCTGGACATGGAAATCTAGCAACAAAAGCAGATTATCAAAAATATCACGATATGCTAGTAGACGTTTACACTTCAGTTCTCAAAGCTATGGAAAGCAATAAAACCCTTGAAGAAGTAACCGCAATGGAGTCAATCACATCTGAATATCTTACAGACGAAGCGTCTGCAAAGAGCTTTATTACTGGCCCAAAATTCAGAAGCACTGTTTATAAAAGCATCTTAGAGAATATTGAGATTAAGAAATAA
- a CDS encoding glyoxalase, with amino-acid sequence MNPIAKSIRPFIGAADFDSSRRFYTSIGFKETVISYNMSLLTMDDFGFYLQDAYVKDWIDNTMVFLEVQHLDEYLTQLESLDLATLFKGVKISKIVENDWGKEFFLHDPSRVLWHIGSFTNRPS; translated from the coding sequence ATGAACCCTATTGCTAAATCCATTAGACCTTTTATAGGTGCTGCAGACTTTGATTCCTCAAGAAGGTTTTACACTTCCATTGGTTTTAAAGAAACTGTCATCTCCTATAATATGTCACTACTCACAATGGATGACTTTGGGTTTTACTTGCAAGATGCTTATGTAAAAGACTGGATAGACAACACGATGGTATTTCTAGAAGTGCAACATCTAGATGAATACCTCACACAACTCGAGTCGCTTGATTTGGCTACATTATTTAAAGGCGTTAAGATTTCAAAAATTGTTGAGAATGACTGGGGAAAAGAGTTTTTCTTACACGATCCATCAAGAGTCTTGTGGCACATTGGGTCGTTTACAAATAGGCCGTCTTAA
- a CDS encoding energy transducer TonB, which yields MENSKEGTAVRQNSVYKSSRKHEANLRRNPTLHFQIGLILALLASIFFIEMRTLEKDFAVVEPTESYDEVYTMGEVRVEKKEVKVKKKVQPKKQQEPKVLDNIVKQEEDVKDLLEDLTSDSELDDTKMVDPNSVTEVEEPIVPETVPFIAIETVPLFPGCEGLSSNDERRDCMSTKISKFVSKKFRAERGEGLGLSGVNRIFVTFKIDATGKVVDVKAKAPHVKLEEEALRVTKLLPDMTAGKQAGKNVTVLFSLPISFQIED from the coding sequence ATGGAAAATTCCAAAGAAGGTACTGCTGTTCGCCAAAACAGCGTGTACAAATCAAGCCGCAAGCATGAGGCAAATTTACGAAGAAATCCCACGCTTCATTTTCAAATTGGGTTAATCTTAGCACTTCTAGCGTCCATCTTTTTTATCGAAATGCGCACTTTAGAAAAGGATTTTGCAGTAGTTGAGCCCACCGAAAGTTATGACGAAGTCTATACGATGGGTGAAGTCCGGGTAGAGAAGAAGGAGGTGAAAGTCAAGAAAAAGGTGCAGCCTAAAAAGCAGCAAGAACCTAAAGTGCTTGACAATATTGTGAAGCAAGAAGAAGATGTAAAAGATTTATTAGAAGATCTTACATCAGATTCTGAGCTTGATGATACTAAAATGGTAGACCCTAATAGTGTCACAGAAGTAGAGGAGCCTATAGTGCCGGAGACGGTTCCTTTTATTGCTATTGAGACCGTTCCGCTTTTTCCAGGTTGTGAAGGTTTAAGCTCAAATGACGAGCGCCGTGACTGTATGAGTACAAAGATTTCCAAATTTGTGTCTAAAAAATTTAGAGCAGAAAGAGGAGAAGGTCTAGGACTCTCTGGAGTAAATAGAATCTTTGTGACATTTAAAATCGATGCGACTGGAAAAGTAGTAGATGTAAAAGCCAAGGCTCCGCATGTAAAACTTGAAGAAGAAGCGTTGCGAGTTACAAAGTTATTGCCAGATATGACTGCTGGAAAACAAGCTGGTAAGAATGTAACGGTCCTTTTTTCATTACCCATCTCATTTCAAATAGAAGATTAA
- a CDS encoding VanZ family protein: protein MDKLIGFAAIAYTCALSIGSLVKPVELDTNISNIDKLLHLGAYFGLAILWLSYFHIVKTSSTQKWAKPMFYIAIALALVVYGIVIELLQGGATTYRTPDVWDVLANSIGVMLGSLTFLLFFKKFKGLKS, encoded by the coding sequence GTGGATAAACTCATTGGTTTTGCGGCGATAGCATATACTTGTGCATTAAGCATAGGATCGCTTGTTAAGCCTGTAGAACTAGATACTAATATATCTAACATAGATAAGCTCCTGCATTTAGGAGCTTATTTTGGTTTAGCTATATTGTGGTTGAGTTATTTTCATATCGTAAAAACATCTTCAACGCAGAAATGGGCAAAGCCCATGTTTTATATAGCAATTGCTTTAGCATTAGTGGTATATGGCATAGTGATTGAGTTATTACAAGGTGGTGCAACTACATACAGAACGCCTGATGTGTGGGATGTACTTGCAAATAGTATAGGTGTAATGCTCGGAAGTTTGACATTTCTACTATTTTTTAAGAAATTTAAAGGGTTAAAATCGTAA
- the gcvH gene encoding glycine cleavage system protein GcvH: MNIPAELKYTKDHEWVRIEGDVAVVGITDFAQGELGDIVYVEVETLDETLDRDEVFGTVEAVKTVSDLFLPLSGEIVAFNEGLEDEPETVNSDAYGAGWMIKIKFSDASQVDELLSADAYKELIGG, encoded by the coding sequence ATGAATATACCAGCAGAGTTAAAATACACAAAAGATCACGAGTGGGTACGCATAGAAGGTGATGTAGCCGTAGTGGGAATTACAGATTTTGCACAAGGAGAACTAGGAGATATCGTTTACGTAGAAGTAGAGACTCTTGATGAAACACTTGATAGAGATGAGGTTTTTGGAACTGTGGAGGCTGTAAAGACTGTTTCTGATCTTTTCTTACCACTTTCTGGTGAGATTGTAGCTTTTAACGAAGGTCTAGAAGATGAGCCAGAAACTGTAAATAGCGATGCTTACGGAGCAGGATGGATGATTAAAATCAAATTCTCTGATGCTTCACAAGTAGATGAGCTTTTAAGCGCAGATGCTTATAAAGAACTTATAGGTGGATAA
- a CDS encoding energy transducer TonB gives MEPKKNPKADLRKRSMLFFQLGLIAVLALTYITIEWKTYDDVAIDIGQLDLDDLDDEEIPITELNTPPPPPPPPPPPAPEVIEVVEDEEEIEETVIESTETDAEEEIVEVEDVEIVEEEEEIADVPFAVIENVPIFPGCESMTNNNDRKNCMSEKVSKLVNKKFNTELGSDLGLSGINRIFVSFKIDKTGRIVNIRSRAPHPRLASEAERVIKLLPKMTPGKQRGKPVGVLYSLPITFKVED, from the coding sequence ATGGAACCCAAGAAAAATCCCAAAGCAGACCTTCGCAAGAGAAGCATGCTGTTTTTTCAGCTAGGACTCATTGCAGTGCTCGCACTAACGTACATCACCATTGAGTGGAAGACTTATGATGATGTAGCTATTGATATTGGTCAGCTCGATCTAGATGATCTAGACGACGAAGAAATTCCAATCACGGAATTGAATACACCACCGCCACCGCCACCACCACCGCCGCCACCAGCGCCGGAAGTTATTGAGGTAGTAGAGGATGAAGAAGAAATAGAAGAGACAGTTATAGAGTCTACAGAAACAGATGCCGAAGAGGAAATCGTTGAAGTAGAGGATGTAGAGATTGTAGAAGAGGAAGAGGAGATTGCAGATGTACCATTTGCAGTTATTGAAAATGTGCCTATTTTTCCAGGTTGTGAGTCTATGACTAACAACAACGATCGTAAGAACTGTATGTCTGAAAAGGTGAGCAAGCTTGTAAACAAGAAGTTCAACACTGAGTTAGGTTCAGATTTAGGTCTATCTGGTATAAACAGAATCTTTGTTAGTTTTAAAATTGATAAAACTGGAAGAATCGTAAACATCAGATCTCGTGCACCACACCCACGTCTTGCATCAGAAGCAGAGCGTGTAATTAAGTTATTACCTAAAATGACACCAGGTAAGCAACGTGGTAAGCCAGTAGGAGTATTATACTCATTGCCTATTACATTTAAAGTAGAAGACTAA